The Littorina saxatilis isolate snail1 linkage group LG13, US_GU_Lsax_2.0, whole genome shotgun sequence genome contains a region encoding:
- the LOC138946357 gene encoding A disintegrin and metalloproteinase with thrombospondin motifs 18-like, with product MATSRLMLCDDGTRASFFLVPTKSPPKKTTMQGLSLWGIFLGTILIGVTDGVDYSIEVRVLVDRRALNTWKARVASNVPDAQKDAVTKTAMEKYITAAFSDMNSIFSGLSTSGINIDARIIGDIWFLTEEIFTGTSNVKDAGVVLDELEAWLDGQSMPTVDHTMLFTGFDLTKGGANDNLGIANTGDMCDSIGSLSAAEAIPGGSITATITHELGHSLSAEHDGDTNACTDGFIMQASEDASMATKDNFKFSTCSVSYFKTFLAAKGQCLTQTTAVKPTSPPLGTIYTPDQMCQFVEGAQSHVCRGFYGPGDTPYSSICLAVMCQEPGKDTCTYIVGADGFVCGQGKRCSLGNCVADASLPTGTATDTCPLGDTPLPLADLNGKMCSQGVADDPTVCEDDFIRRSCCKSCQGVNTNAAASTPATDTQATPAPKPVPECKDQRRWCRRLRRPQCYSYEGLCCATCKKLQINSADKNCKYGDKARWCRRLGYWGCVYNKQVCCQKCASIQKPVWYGSGSGSWDD from the exons ATGGCTACAAGTAGGCTTATGCTGTGTGACGACGGGACAAGAGCATCATTTTTTCTGGTTCCAACAAAAAGTCCGCCAAAAAAGACAACAATGCAGGGTTTATCCCTCTGGGGCATTTTTCTGGGAACCATCCTTATCGGAGTGACGG ATGGTGTTGACTACAGCATCGAGGTCAGAGTTCTTGTAGATCGACGGGCCCTCAACAC ATGGAAGGCCAGAGTGGCGTCCAATGTACCGGACGCTCAGAAAGATGCTGTAACCAAAACCGCTATGGAGAAATACATCACGGCAGCATTCAGTGAC ATGAACTCCATATTCAGTGGACTTTCGACGTCTGGTATCAACATAGACGCACGTATCATCGGTGACATCTGGTTTCTCACG GAAGAGATCTTCACTGGCACCTCTAATGTCAAGGACGCGGGGGTCGTGTTGGACGAGTTGGAAGCGTGGCTGGACGGCCAGAGCATGCCCACAGTTGACCACACCATGCTTTTTACAGG GTTTGACTTGACCAAGGGTGGCGCCAATGATAACTTAG GCATAGCCAACACGGGAGACATGTGTGACAGCATAGGCTCCCTTTCCGCCGCTGAGGCAATTCCTGGCGGTTCCATCACAGCCACGATTACACACGAACTGGGACACAG TCTGAGCGCAGAACACGACGGAGACACGAACGCCTGCACTGACGGATTCATCATGCAGGCCTCGGAGGATGCTTCAATGGCCACCAAGGACAACTTCAAGTTCTCAACTTGCTCCGTCAGCTACTTTAAAACCTTCCTCGCCGC TAAAGGACAATGCTTAACGCAGACGACAGCTGTGAAACCAACATCTCCACCCCTCGGCACTATTTACACCCCTGATCAGATGTGTCAGTTTGTGGAGGGGGCCCAGTCCCACGTCTGTAGG GGATTCTATGGGCCCGGAGATACGCCTTACAGCTCTATCTGCCTGGCAGTGATGTGCCAGGAACCCGGCAAAGACACCTGTACCTACATTGTAGGGGCCGACGGGTTTGTCTGTGGACAAGGCAAG AGATGTTCGCTTGGAAACTGCGTAGCAGACGCTAGCCTACCAACAGGGACTGCCACGG ACACTTGTCCGCTGGGTGATACCCCGCTGCCTTTAGCTGACCTCAATGGGAAGATGTGCAGCCAGGGCGTTGCTGACGATCCCACTGTCTGTGAGGATGACTTCATCCGTCGATCCTGCTGCAAGTCTTGTCAAGGCGTCAATACCAACGCGGCTGCAAGTACCCCGGCTACAGACACCCAAGCCACCCCCGCCCCAAAACCTGTACCGG AGTGCAAAGACCAGAGGAGATGGTGTCGCAGACTCAGGAGGCCGCAGTGTTACAGCTACGAGGGCCTGTGTTGTGCCACCTGCAAGAAACTGCAGATCAATTCCGCGG ACAAAAACTGCAAGTACGGAGACAAGGCTCGCTGGTGCAGGAGACTCGGCTACTGGGGCTGTGTCtacaacaaacaagtctgctGCCAAAAATGTGCTTCG ATCCAGAAACCAGTTTGGTACGGATCCGGTTCTGGTTCCTGGGACGACTGA
- the LOC138946359 gene encoding uncharacterized protein — MRMGLCLALLVCTVLVIESDALWSRRSRCRRRDLNEDPQADSAQDDVRCAHMVDHDDVTNVGVPFDMVKVVFKMLDGDDGDDVLNEREYLLFMDAMGEFKHCFPNETTSA; from the exons ATGCGTATGGGACTGTGCCTCGCTCTGTTGGTGTGCACCGTTCTTGTCATAGAATCCGATGCTTTGTGG TCGAGGCGCTCACGTTGCCGACGGCGAGATCTGAATGAAGACCCGCAAGCCGACAGTGCGCAGGATGACGTACGATGTGCTCACATGGTGGACCACGATGACGTCACGAATGTCGGTGTGCCCTTCGACATGGTCAAGGTCGTCTTTAAGATGCTCGACGGTG ATGATGGCGATGACGTATTGAATGAGAGGGAGTATCTACTCTTCATGGATGCCATGG GGGAGTTCAAACACTGCTTCCCCAACGAGACGACTTCAGCCTAA